The genomic window GCGCAGTTTATTCCTTGTATAAAGTTGGCTCTGATACACCGATCAAGACTGGCTTAACGACTGACGAGAATGGACAGATCAACGTTGGTAATTTAGCAGCGGGAGATTATTACTTCAAAGAAACGCAAGCTCCTGAAGGCTATCAACCTAACGATAATGAAGTTCCATTTACGATCACCGGACAAACGACTACTCCAGTTCAAGTAACACCCAAAGATGAACCAAAGGCTGAAGAACTAGGCTCAGTCGTCATTGAAAAAATCGATTCTGAGACTGGCTACAAACTAGCTGGTGCGGAATTTGATGTTGTTAATTCTGATGGTGAAGTCGTTGGACATATTACGACTGATCGACTAGGAATTGGTCACTTATATAATTTGCCAATTGGCGAATATACATCAAAGGAGACCAAAGCCCCCGATGGTTATATGTTAGGCAATGATATTAACTTTAGTATTACGGCTAATAATTTAACTCCGGCATTGATCTCGATTGAAAATGAGAAGATCATCGGTATCGATGGCGACTACTCAGCATTCTTGCAGAAATTTGATACAGATCGTCCCCAAATTGGCGTACCTGGGGCAGAATATACTCTGTATGATGAGAATGGCGATGTAGTGACAACTGCCCTAACAAATGAGTACGGTGTATTAAGGGTCGATAATTTGAAACCTGGCAAATATTATTTCCAAGAAACTACTGCACCAAATGGTTTTGATATCAATCCTGAAAAAATCTCATTTGAGATAACTGACAGTGACGTTAGTTTAGGCCAATTAACTACCTCTGACAGCGAAACAGAAACTGGTGGAGAAGTTCCAGATCCAGAACCAACGCCAAATCCTGATCCGGATCCAGATCCAAATCCAACACCAGATCCAGACCCAGAACCTACACCTGATCCAGATCCTGAACCAGGCACTGACGTCGATGGAAATGGTGGAAACGAAGGCTCAACTTCTGTTGACCCAGATCCTGGTAATAATGGAGGATTGATAACAGATCCTTCAACGTCAACATCTGATAACAATTCTTCAGATCCAGCTAGTGTTGTCGATCCCGACAACAGCGTGCTTCCACAGACTGGAAATGATAATAATGTTTTGTTAATGATGATTGGTTTTGCCATGTTGCTGCTTCTAAGCGGTCTGGCTTATGATGTAAAAATAAAGCACTAAGAGACACAAAAATCCTGTCGTGATTAATTTGATTAATCAGACAGGATTTTTAATTTTCATTTTTTAGAAAACGCCAAATAGCTTTTTGTTTTTTTTTAAAACTTGAAAATCATCAGTATCAACATCGATCAAAGTTATAATATCAGCATGATTGAGAGTGGGAATAACGTAATTTGAGCAGGGAACCTTTTGATTAGTTGATTGCAGATTAATAATTTTTTCAGCAATCTTTTGTCTGGCCAATTCCATACCAGACGACACATCAGAAGCATGGATTGAGCAGTTGAAATCAGGAATGTTGATGTAATAGGGGTAATATTCTCGTTTGTATTTGGTCATAATGATTGGATAAACAGCCTTCATAATAGACCTCCTAAAATTCTATTCTTAGTGGTTATCGATATTTTAATAATACGATGAATTTCAGGATAATTATTACTCTTTTTTAAGAAAATAATTTAAAATAAATGAAAATTAAAAATCCAATCACAGAAAAATTAATATCTCTGCGATTGGATTTTTATTGTGCGCTTAATTCGTCCATTGCGGTAACTAAACGATCGACTTCATCATGACTATGTAAAAATACGCCACTAGCCAAGGGATGACCGCCACCACCGAACCTTTCAGCAACAGGGTTGATGGCGATATCCTTAGATCTTAAATTAACCCTGAAACGGTCTTGTTCCTTTTCACTAATAACTGCCCAAGTCCTGACATCTGTGATCGTTCCAATCAATGGGACAACGTTGTCGATCTCGCCAGGGCGCAAGTTAAAAATATCTAAGGTCATTTTATCGATCAGTACATAGGCGAAACCGGAATCTAACAATGTGAAATTTTCCAGGATATAAGCTTCTAATCTAGCAACGTCTAATGACATGCCATCTTCTTTATGACCAATTGCGGACAGGTCGATTCCGGTATCTGCCAACTTGGCGGCGATTGCTAAGGATCTTGCATTGGTATCTGCATATAAGAAGCGGTTAGTGTCGCCAATAATGCCGGCGTATAATTTTTCAGCAATTTCTTTAGTTAGATTCAATTCAGGCGCTGAGTCGATCAATTCAAAAATCATTTCTGAACAACTAGAATAAGTTGTGTCGACCCAGCTGATATCTCCGTAATCATCAACATCGGGATGATGGTCGATTTTAATAATTTTTTTAGCAGCTTGATAATTATTTGGATCGTCGATCCGGATAGTATTTGCGGTATCGACTACGATGATCAAAGCATCTTTATACAAAGCTTGATCAAGATGTTCCATCTTACCGATCCAGTTCAAAATGGGGATATCAGACCCAACTGCAAAAACTTTTTTATCGGGATAAGCTGCTTGAATCGCCAATTTAAGACCTATTTCAGACCCAATAGCATCAGGATCCGGATTTTTATGTCGAGCAATGATAATAGTTTGATTATTTTTAATTTCTGTCAAAATTTCATTGTTCATGGAGTTGCTCCTTAATGATTCAGATTTGAGAGGAAATCGTTAACCTTTTCTTTATAATGATTCTTCTGATTGATTTTTTCCAGTGTTAATTTGTCGTGCGTCGACGTGATACAGTGGTCAGTAGCTTTTTATATAAACTAAGGTAGGGATGGCCAAGTGTTTTGGCATGGGATAATTCTGTATTGAGATCATATGGTACTTTGCGGAAGTTGATATTGTCGATATTTTCGCCAGAAATAGTTAGAAGCAGGTAGCTGGCATCTCGG from Companilactobacillus sp. includes these protein-coding regions:
- a CDS encoding LPXTG cell wall anchor domain-containing protein; protein product: MKITKRIISIAIAIFGLFILVTTAKSNTACAATNYTSSDMITSGSIIDQDKTYSMNSTVGIQYEYDTTGLDLQNGDTLTIDVPEPLKVSNPGESFNITDDAGNTIGTAVLNSNNQIVVTFTDVENLHDVKGSLTVNSGVTVDRNKAEVGSQNVEFPIKDGQVQDSNLTTKLSTSEANISKKGVLGKDENGDAVVTWTILANRNELNLNNLNISDTITDPNLEYIPGSVIVYEASWKDRDSGTYSRDKVVSSGNYTLNEHSNGFDLTIPKAQDQMYAIKFQTKLTDDSQASDGTVFRNDASMDATLAGNGSGGSAIENSASAKVVGKDNSGNGSGNVLGGVLLTKEDESSNEVLPGAVYSLYKVGSDTPIKTGLTTDENGQINVGNLAAGDYYFKETQAPEGYQPNDNEVPFTITGQTTTPVQVTPKDEPKAEELGSVVIEKIDSETGYKLAGAEFDVVNSDGEVVGHITTDRLGIGHLYNLPIGEYTSKETKAPDGYMLGNDINFSITANNLTPALISIENEKIIGIDGDYSAFLQKFDTDRPQIGVPGAEYTLYDENGDVVTTALTNEYGVLRVDNLKPGKYYFQETTAPNGFDINPEKISFEITDSDVSLGQLTTSDSETETGGEVPDPEPTPNPDPDPDPNPTPDPDPEPTPDPDPEPGTDVDGNGGNEGSTSVDPDPGNNGGLITDPSTSTSDNNSSDPASVVDPDNSVLPQTGNDNNVLLMMIGFAMLLLLSGLAYDVKIKH
- a CDS encoding DHH family phosphoesterase, with the translated sequence MNNEILTEIKNNQTIIIARHKNPDPDAIGSEIGLKLAIQAAYPDKKVFAVGSDIPILNWIGKMEHLDQALYKDALIIVVDTANTIRIDDPNNYQAAKKIIKIDHHPDVDDYGDISWVDTTYSSCSEMIFELIDSAPELNLTKEIAEKLYAGIIGDTNRFLYADTNARSLAIAAKLADTGIDLSAIGHKEDGMSLDVARLEAYILENFTLLDSGFAYVLIDKMTLDIFNLRPGEIDNVVPLIGTITDVRTWAVISEKEQDRFRVNLRSKDIAINPVAERFGGGGHPLASGVFLHSHDEVDRLVTAMDELSAQ